One window from the genome of Nitrospira defluvii encodes:
- a CDS encoding carboxymuconolactone decarboxylase family protein, whose protein sequence is MTSPNDTRFTELRRLSPQVTGGLLRMRQAAYRDGAVPAKHKLLTAMAISITIRCEPCIRAYVRMAHEKGSTQEELIEFLEVAMTMQGCPGEEWALKAYAAYKESIGPETTSDAAGCCDHQTSSDTNEEEAL, encoded by the coding sequence GTGACAAGTCCGAACGACACACGGTTTACGGAATTGCGTCGCCTCAGTCCGCAAGTAACAGGCGGGTTGCTTCGCATGCGCCAGGCAGCCTATCGCGATGGGGCGGTTCCCGCCAAACATAAGCTCCTCACCGCGATGGCTATCTCCATCACGATCCGATGCGAACCCTGCATTCGCGCCTATGTCCGGATGGCGCACGAGAAAGGCAGCACACAAGAAGAGCTGATCGAATTCCTTGAGGTAGCCATGACCATGCAAGGTTGTCCCGGCGAGGAATGGGCGCTAAAGGCTTATGCTGCCTATAAGGAATCTATCGGTCCTGAGACGACTTCGGATGCCGCAGGTTGCTGCGATCACCAAACGTCAAGCGATACCAATGAAGAGGAGGCACTATGA
- a CDS encoding heavy metal-responsive transcriptional regulator, translated as MTSQRTIGWLAKSAGVHVQTVRYYERQQLLSPVGRRPSGYRVYDHEAVARLRFIRNAKALGFTLREIGELLSLRVNGRARCGDVQRKAEAKLHGVEAKLTNLQALARALRGLIRMCQAGQPIDRCQILRQMERDQPASQQSQKRRTS; from the coding sequence ATGACATCCCAACGTACGATTGGCTGGCTCGCAAAATCGGCTGGCGTTCATGTCCAAACGGTTCGGTACTACGAGCGGCAACAGCTCCTCTCGCCTGTCGGACGTCGGCCGTCTGGATATCGTGTCTATGACCACGAGGCAGTGGCACGACTCCGATTCATCAGAAACGCGAAGGCACTGGGATTCACGCTTCGAGAGATCGGTGAATTACTCAGCCTCCGAGTGAATGGCCGGGCGCGTTGTGGCGACGTGCAGCGGAAGGCAGAAGCTAAATTGCATGGCGTTGAAGCGAAGCTGACAAACCTCCAAGCCTTGGCCCGCGCGCTGCGCGGATTGATCCGCATGTGTCAGGCTGGTCAGCCTATCGATCGTTGTCAGATTCTGCGCCAGATGGAAAGAGACCAACCCGCCTCACAACAATCACAGAAACGGAGGACATCGTGA
- a CDS encoding methyltransferase domain-containing protein, which produces MPGENITQVVSDRYARAASSGEQMCCPTSYDMSHLKTFIPEEVIKISYGCGTPAGLQTVRAGETVLDIGSGGGIDCFEASRLVGPTGRVIGIDMTDTMLEIARRNAVIVAGNLGYSSSNVEFRKGMADAMPVADGTVDLIISNCVINLAPDKRKVFREMFRVAKPGGRFTISDIVADQPVPQYLVHDAEKWGDCLSGALTLTDYMAGMTEAGFVGLHLIKSSPWQRIDGIHFFSVTLTGYKLPAHAPASVPRYATLRGPFSRVVDERGTTYLRGTPQSLTAEAARLLGQPPFAAQFVLSQDPVTLDQTDPRWTSVLPEQTSCVWKGDFALLAGPFVEAQDDDHHVFRRGEPLEVCSKTLTVLATDGYAPHFAILNRAGQRVTGEAVTCSPEGACC; this is translated from the coding sequence ATGCCAGGAGAGAACATTACCCAGGTCGTCAGTGATCGATACGCCCGGGCGGCCAGCTCGGGCGAGCAAATGTGTTGCCCGACCAGCTATGACATGAGCCATCTCAAGACCTTCATCCCGGAGGAGGTCATCAAGATTTCCTATGGCTGCGGCACGCCCGCCGGGCTACAGACGGTGCGCGCTGGAGAAACCGTCCTGGACATCGGCTCGGGTGGCGGGATCGACTGTTTCGAGGCGTCTCGTCTCGTTGGTCCGACGGGCCGCGTGATCGGCATCGACATGACCGATACGATGTTGGAGATCGCACGCAGGAACGCCGTCATCGTGGCCGGCAATCTCGGCTACTCCTCCTCCAATGTGGAGTTCCGAAAAGGCATGGCCGACGCCATGCCGGTAGCGGACGGCACGGTTGATTTGATCATCTCCAATTGCGTGATCAATCTGGCCCCGGATAAACGCAAGGTCTTCCGTGAAATGTTCCGCGTCGCCAAGCCAGGCGGACGGTTCACGATCTCGGATATCGTCGCCGACCAGCCCGTGCCTCAGTACCTCGTTCACGATGCGGAGAAATGGGGCGATTGCCTGTCTGGCGCCCTGACACTCACCGACTACATGGCCGGCATGACGGAGGCGGGGTTTGTCGGCCTGCATCTGATCAAGTCGTCGCCCTGGCAGCGGATCGATGGCATTCACTTCTTCTCGGTGACGTTGACCGGCTACAAACTCCCTGCCCATGCGCCGGCTTCAGTCCCACGCTATGCCACGCTCCGCGGTCCCTTCAGCCGCGTGGTGGATGAACGAGGCACGACCTATCTGCGCGGGACTCCTCAATCACTCACTGCGGAAGCGGCGCGGCTCCTGGGCCAGCCGCCATTTGCCGCACAGTTTGTCTTGTCTCAAGACCCAGTCACACTCGATCAGACGGATCCACGCTGGACATCGGTGCTTCCCGAACAGACGTCCTGTGTGTGGAAAGGCGACTTCGCCTTGCTGGCAGGACCGTTCGTAGAAGCGCAGGACGACGATCACCATGTCTTTCGACGCGGCGAGCCGCTGGAAGTCTGCTCCAAAACCCTCACGGTCCTCGCAACCGACGGCTATGCGCCGCACTTTGCGATTCTCAATCGCGCCGGTCAGCGCGTAACCGGGGAAGCCGTGACCTGTTCCCCTGAGGGAGCCTGCTGTTAA
- a CDS encoding ArsR/SmtB family transcription factor, which produces MKRASIGDLLTTGQCATVLKALADETRLRLLESLLVEEKCVTELVRELRCPQPHISHHLRILRDAGLVEGLREGKQVCYRIAPTVKRALANRQGQALNFGCCEVRFPETVLAALSHAH; this is translated from the coding sequence ATGAAGCGTGCTTCGATAGGCGATCTCCTGACCACGGGCCAATGTGCCACGGTGCTGAAAGCGTTGGCGGATGAGACGCGGTTGCGTCTGCTGGAGTCCCTGCTGGTCGAAGAGAAATGCGTGACGGAGCTGGTGCGAGAATTGCGCTGCCCGCAGCCGCACATCTCCCATCATCTTCGCATTCTTCGCGATGCCGGATTAGTCGAAGGACTTCGGGAGGGCAAGCAGGTCTGCTATCGCATCGCTCCAACCGTCAAACGGGCGTTAGCGAATCGGCAAGGGCAGGCCCTGAATTTTGGGTGTTGCGAGGTGCGATTCCCTGAAACGGTCTTGGCCGCGTTGAGTCATGCGCACTGA
- the arsS gene encoding arsenosugar biosynthesis radical SAM (seleno)protein ArsS (Some members of this family are selenoproteins.), with the protein MPLTLLGEHHPLASASEQLKLLADTHGYSSFETRLDQAGLFPLRATGMTVFQINVGKLCNQTCKHCHVDAGPDRTERMSRETAELCMQALATTDIPTVDLTGGAPELNPNFRWLVEQARGLGRHVMDRCNLSVLLIPSQADLAAFLAMHRVEIIASLPSYRASQTDAQRGDGIFEKSIEALRLLNGLGYGRSDSGLLLNLVHNPVGAFLPPKQEAIEAQFRKELRVRHGVEFTHLYTITNMPVSRYLEFLVESGNYEQYMERLANAFNPTAAAGVMCRSMISIGWDGTLYDCDFNQMLELPVSPGAPAHIRDFDPVQLNQRQIVMRNHCYGCTAGSGSSCGGAVA; encoded by the coding sequence ATGCCGCTGACCCTGCTGGGAGAACATCATCCGCTGGCCTCCGCCTCTGAACAGCTCAAGCTGCTCGCCGACACGCACGGCTATTCATCGTTTGAGACCCGACTCGATCAAGCCGGCCTCTTCCCGCTTCGAGCGACCGGGATGACGGTGTTTCAGATCAACGTGGGGAAGCTCTGCAACCAGACCTGCAAGCACTGTCATGTGGACGCAGGCCCGGATCGGACCGAACGCATGTCGCGAGAAACGGCAGAGCTGTGCATGCAGGCGCTCGCCACAACCGACATTCCCACGGTTGATCTCACGGGGGGCGCACCGGAACTGAATCCCAATTTCCGATGGTTGGTCGAACAAGCTCGCGGACTCGGCCGGCATGTGATGGATCGCTGTAATTTGTCCGTGCTCCTGATCCCTTCACAGGCAGACTTGGCCGCGTTTCTGGCGATGCATCGGGTTGAAATCATTGCTTCACTGCCATCCTATCGCGCCAGCCAGACCGATGCGCAGCGGGGCGACGGCATTTTCGAGAAGTCGATCGAGGCGCTACGCCTGTTGAACGGGTTGGGATACGGCCGCTCCGACAGCGGCCTGCTCTTGAATCTCGTGCACAATCCAGTCGGCGCCTTTCTCCCTCCCAAGCAGGAGGCGATCGAGGCGCAGTTTCGGAAAGAACTCCGGGTTCGCCATGGCGTCGAGTTCACCCATCTCTATACGATCACCAACATGCCGGTGAGCCGATATCTCGAGTTTCTCGTGGAGAGCGGCAATTACGAGCAGTATATGGAGCGGCTGGCCAACGCTTTCAATCCCACAGCGGCCGCTGGCGTGATGTGCCGGTCGATGATTTCCATCGGGTGGGATGGCACTCTCTATGACTGCGACTTCAATCAGATGCTCGAACTGCCAGTGAGCCCGGGCGCGCCTGCCCATATCCGCGACTTTGATCCGGTTCAACTGAATCAACGCCAGATCGTCATGCGCAACCACTGCTATGGCTGTACAGCCGGCTCAGGATCGTCCTGCGGCGGGGCGGTCGCCTGA
- a CDS encoding phosphate ABC transporter substrate-binding protein, with the protein MTEYSGLFPPKKYGTLVTLALVGLLSVLASAEAQAAGADPLTGKLVVTGASTLAPLVAEIGKRFESLHPTVRIDVQTGGSSRGIADARQGLADIGLVSRALKEDEQDLSAFPIARDGVCIILHQDNPVRVLTDDQIIAIYTGKVTNWKEVGGIDAPITVVNKAEGRSTLEVFLRYFRLKNTDVKAHVVIGDNEQGVKTVAGNRHAIGYVSVGTAEYDAAHRVPIQLLSIGGVAASTENVRRGLFPLSRPLHLVTRAAPSVLAKAFIEYAQAKAVYDLIRQQYFVPLAD; encoded by the coding sequence ATGACTGAATACTCGGGTTTGTTTCCGCCAAAGAAATACGGGACTCTGGTGACTCTCGCATTGGTGGGGCTCTTGAGCGTCCTGGCATCAGCCGAAGCGCAGGCCGCTGGAGCAGATCCACTGACCGGGAAGCTGGTGGTCACCGGCGCGAGCACCCTGGCCCCCCTTGTCGCCGAAATCGGCAAGCGGTTCGAAAGTCTTCATCCCACCGTGCGCATCGATGTGCAGACCGGCGGTTCGTCACGTGGCATCGCCGACGCCCGCCAAGGCCTCGCCGACATCGGCTTGGTCTCGAGGGCGTTGAAGGAGGATGAGCAGGATCTGTCCGCCTTCCCCATTGCCCGCGACGGGGTCTGCATCATTCTCCATCAAGACAACCCGGTGCGGGTTCTCACCGATGACCAGATTATCGCGATTTATACCGGTAAGGTCACCAACTGGAAAGAGGTCGGTGGAATCGATGCGCCGATCACCGTCGTCAATAAAGCGGAGGGCCGGTCTACGCTAGAAGTATTTCTTCGGTACTTCAGGCTGAAGAATACGGATGTGAAAGCCCACGTGGTGATCGGAGACAACGAGCAAGGCGTGAAGACCGTGGCCGGGAATCGCCATGCGATCGGGTACGTGTCCGTCGGAACGGCTGAATATGACGCCGCCCACCGGGTTCCCATTCAACTGCTTTCGATCGGAGGCGTGGCCGCCTCGACCGAGAATGTACGGAGAGGACTTTTTCCACTCTCGCGGCCCCTGCATCTCGTGACGCGTGCGGCGCCCTCAGTCCTCGCTAAAGCATTTATTGAATATGCACAAGCAAAGGCGGTCTATGACCTCATCAGGCAGCAATACTTTGTCCCGCTGGCCGACTGA
- the pstC gene encoding phosphate ABC transporter permease subunit PstC produces the protein MTSSGSNTLSRWPTDRLLLWLLRGTATLAGAIVLLIVGFLVVEAIPVLRHVGIARFVTDPSWHPAEGLYNLTPMLWGTLFAMVGSVLIATPLGIFSAVFCHYYAPLAVARPYRKLIELLAGIPSVVYGFWGLVVLVPLIGSIHPPGPSLLAGIVILAMMILPTIALMADASLANVPPQYVRGAAALGLSRWATIRGVVFPAAQSGLFTGAILETGRAIGETMAILMVCGNVVQTPHSLFDPMRTLTANIALEMAYAFGDHRAALFVSGLVLMGMIVALVAAADWISHGRIYG, from the coding sequence ATGACCTCATCAGGCAGCAATACTTTGTCCCGCTGGCCGACTGATCGGCTCCTGCTTTGGCTGCTGCGTGGCACCGCCACGCTCGCGGGCGCAATCGTGCTGCTGATCGTGGGATTTCTTGTCGTGGAAGCCATTCCGGTCTTACGGCACGTGGGCATCGCACGGTTTGTGACCGATCCATCCTGGCATCCTGCCGAAGGATTGTACAATCTCACGCCGATGCTGTGGGGGACCCTGTTCGCGATGGTCGGCTCCGTCTTGATCGCGACGCCACTGGGGATCTTCTCCGCGGTCTTCTGCCACTACTACGCGCCCCTTGCCGTGGCGCGCCCTTACCGGAAGCTGATCGAACTACTCGCGGGCATTCCATCCGTGGTCTATGGATTCTGGGGCCTGGTGGTGCTCGTCCCGTTGATCGGATCGATCCATCCGCCTGGGCCGAGCCTGTTGGCCGGAATCGTCATCCTCGCGATGATGATTCTCCCCACCATCGCGTTAATGGCTGATGCCAGCCTCGCCAATGTGCCCCCACAATACGTGCGTGGCGCGGCCGCCCTGGGATTATCGCGCTGGGCCACCATTCGAGGGGTCGTATTTCCGGCGGCCCAATCAGGGTTGTTTACCGGTGCGATTCTTGAGACCGGCCGTGCCATCGGAGAGACGATGGCGATTCTGATGGTCTGCGGGAACGTGGTCCAAACACCGCACAGTTTGTTCGATCCGATGCGGACGCTGACCGCCAACATCGCGCTTGAGATGGCCTATGCCTTCGGGGACCATCGCGCCGCATTGTTCGTCAGCGGCTTGGTCTTGATGGGGATGATTGTGGCGCTGGTCGCCGCGGCAGACTGGATTAGCCACGGAAGAATCTATGGATAA
- the pstA gene encoding phosphate ABC transporter permease PstA produces the protein MDKALERHREGREWLAATLVWSAAVLVTAIFCWFVGDILWHGLSHLSWAFLTTPPRNAGREGGIGPILISTALILGVCLGVALPIGVGTAVLLAEFTPDGSLFGRLTRRSLDVLAGVPSIVFGLFGNAFFCKTLGLGFSILSGGLTLACMVLPILIRSTEEGFRAVPSGYRLSAAALGLSRTTTLVHLLLPTAVPGLLVGLVLGVGRAMAETAALIFTSGYVDRLPESLLDSGRALSIHIFDLSMNVSGGDAHAYASALVLVVLLLTINGTASWLAEHWLHRRIVTI, from the coding sequence ATGGATAAAGCACTGGAACGACATCGTGAGGGACGGGAATGGCTTGCCGCGACCTTGGTGTGGAGCGCGGCGGTGCTCGTGACCGCGATCTTCTGCTGGTTCGTGGGGGACATTCTCTGGCACGGCCTCAGTCACCTGTCATGGGCGTTTCTGACAACCCCCCCTCGAAACGCCGGACGCGAAGGCGGGATCGGCCCCATTCTCATCTCAACCGCGTTGATCTTGGGTGTCTGTCTTGGCGTGGCCCTTCCCATCGGCGTCGGAACCGCAGTATTGCTGGCTGAGTTCACTCCGGATGGCAGCCTATTCGGGCGTCTGACCCGCCGCAGTCTTGATGTGCTGGCGGGCGTCCCGTCGATTGTCTTCGGGCTCTTCGGCAACGCCTTCTTTTGCAAGACGCTGGGCTTAGGATTCTCGATTTTGTCCGGTGGTCTGACCCTGGCCTGCATGGTGCTGCCGATTCTCATCCGTTCGACAGAGGAAGGGTTCCGCGCCGTGCCGAGCGGGTACCGGCTCTCCGCCGCCGCCTTAGGGCTCTCGCGGACCACGACGCTGGTGCATCTCTTGTTGCCGACGGCCGTACCGGGACTCTTGGTCGGTCTGGTGCTGGGGGTAGGTCGGGCCATGGCGGAAACGGCCGCGCTCATCTTCACGAGCGGCTATGTCGATCGCCTGCCGGAGTCGCTGCTCGATTCAGGCCGAGCGCTGTCCATCCACATCTTCGACCTCTCGATGAATGTCTCCGGGGGAGACGCCCACGCCTATGCTTCGGCGCTGGTGTTGGTTGTCTTGCTGCTGACGATCAATGGAACGGCGTCGTGGCTGGCCGAGCACTGGCTGCATCGGAGGATCGTCACGATATGA
- a CDS encoding phosphate ABC transporter ATP-binding protein, with amino-acid sequence MKFSTSTPGTQPWFSLEERPVCCVPKPFIEVEQLSLHYGQKPAFRDVTLAINQGCITALIGPSGCGKTSFLSSLNRLTDLIPGCRLSGRIRLGGLDVMAPQTDVIRLRRRVGMIFQKPNPFPLSIRKNLEFPLREHGLRDRDRLANTIETGLRDVGLWDEVKDRLDSPALALSGGQQQRLCMARALVLLPDVLLMDEPCSALDPLSSGVIEDLIVGLRGHYTVLIVTHNLSQARRIADYTALFWVQHGSGQLIEAGPAKQIFEEPHDPLTAAYVSGMRG; translated from the coding sequence ATGAAGTTCTCTACGTCTACGCCTGGTACACAGCCGTGGTTTTCGCTGGAAGAACGGCCGGTCTGTTGCGTGCCCAAGCCCTTCATCGAAGTCGAGCAGCTCAGCCTGCACTATGGTCAGAAGCCGGCGTTTCGCGACGTGACACTCGCAATCAACCAAGGCTGCATCACGGCGCTTATCGGGCCGTCGGGTTGTGGCAAGACCAGTTTCCTCTCCTCGCTGAATCGCCTGACCGATCTCATCCCTGGGTGCCGGCTGTCGGGGCGCATCCGTCTCGGCGGACTTGACGTGATGGCGCCGCAGACCGATGTAATCCGCTTGCGCCGCCGCGTCGGCATGATTTTCCAGAAACCAAATCCGTTCCCTCTCTCGATTCGGAAGAACCTGGAGTTTCCCCTGCGCGAGCACGGGCTCAGAGATCGGGACCGGCTTGCCAACACTATCGAGACGGGATTACGGGATGTGGGGCTGTGGGACGAGGTCAAGGACCGCTTGGATTCGCCGGCCTTGGCGCTATCAGGTGGTCAACAGCAGCGATTGTGCATGGCCCGTGCGCTGGTGCTCTTGCCTGACGTTCTCCTGATGGATGAGCCCTGCAGTGCACTCGATCCACTTTCCAGTGGCGTCATCGAAGATCTGATCGTCGGACTAAGGGGACACTACACGGTGCTGATCGTGACCCATAATCTTTCGCAGGCCCGTCGCATCGCGGATTACACCGCCCTGTTCTGGGTTCAACATGGATCGGGGCAACTGATTGAGGCAGGGCCGGCAAAGCAGATTTTTGAGGAGCCCCATGACCCCCTGACCGCTGCCTATGTGAGTGGGATGCGAGGATAG
- a CDS encoding winged helix-turn-helix domain-containing protein: protein MDISRHEVLVNGREVGLTRKEFDLLECLLKHPGHVRSRDVLLNVVWGYDYYGTTRTVDVHIRRLKRKLPLLDRAILCVRGLGYKLKDTRDEEAGIPGERHPGRGLANGPTGGLSG from the coding sequence ATGGATATATCTCGACACGAAGTCCTGGTCAACGGTCGGGAAGTCGGGCTGACCCGAAAAGAGTTCGATCTGTTGGAATGCCTTCTCAAGCATCCAGGACATGTGCGCTCACGAGACGTTCTGCTGAACGTTGTGTGGGGCTACGACTACTATGGGACGACCCGTACAGTAGACGTCCATATCCGGCGACTCAAACGGAAGCTTCCTTTGCTCGATCGAGCGATCCTGTGTGTGAGAGGTCTGGGATATAAGCTTAAAGACACGAGAGACGAGGAGGCTGGTATTCCTGGTGAGCGGCATCCAGGTAGAGGACTAGCGAATGGTCCTACTGGTGGACTGAGCGGGTAG
- a CDS encoding PstS family phosphate ABC transporter substrate-binding protein: MLPIRSIGVLGLALLSALQLVSVVALVERSEAEHSGPLVMNTVDSALAHYRPQTHVSGRFRIQGSEAMYPLLTRLSLEFQRRQPNVVIDVRGGGSGKAIAEFLQPPLNKVGKVMWPEDRAVSFKMVASSRELFDNEVSEFVAQHGHEPTVVPVAVDAVALYVHKDNPLAGLTIDQADAIFSTTRNRGYSAAITRWGQLGVDNEWEQAPIQLYGRDRKSGTRAFFQEHVLAGGEFRVGSHDNPGAASVILDVSRDVFGIGYSGLGLHASFVRVVPLAEAPGMPFVTPLSTTVADQTYPLRRVLYLYADMSPHSPVPAAVQEFLAFIMSYEGQEAVVKAGFFPLPPDRTTKSPLASELSRAATMVR; this comes from the coding sequence ATGTTGCCAATTCGTAGCATAGGCGTTCTGGGACTGGCTCTGCTGTCTGCACTTCAGCTGGTCTCTGTTGTGGCGTTGGTTGAGCGATCGGAAGCTGAACATAGCGGTCCTCTTGTCATGAACACAGTCGATTCGGCCTTGGCACACTATCGCCCGCAGACGCACGTGTCCGGCAGGTTTAGGATTCAGGGTTCTGAGGCGATGTATCCCCTGTTGACCCGCCTCAGCCTGGAGTTCCAACGCCGACAACCGAACGTCGTCATTGATGTGCGAGGCGGCGGGTCCGGCAAGGCCATTGCCGAATTCCTACAGCCGCCGCTCAACAAGGTTGGTAAGGTGATGTGGCCGGAAGACCGCGCCGTGAGTTTTAAAATGGTTGCCTCCTCCCGGGAGCTCTTTGATAACGAAGTCAGCGAATTTGTCGCGCAACATGGACATGAACCGACAGTCGTGCCGGTAGCGGTCGACGCCGTGGCGCTGTACGTCCATAAGGATAATCCGTTAGCGGGGCTCACTATCGACCAAGCCGATGCCATCTTTTCGACGACCCGCAACCGTGGTTACTCAGCAGCCATCACCCGGTGGGGACAATTGGGAGTGGATAACGAATGGGAACAGGCTCCAATCCAGCTCTATGGGCGCGACCGCAAATCCGGGACGCGAGCCTTTTTCCAGGAACATGTTCTCGCCGGCGGCGAGTTCAGGGTTGGATCGCATGACAATCCTGGAGCAGCCTCAGTCATTCTCGATGTGAGCCGTGATGTCTTCGGCATCGGCTATAGCGGACTGGGTCTTCACGCCTCTTTCGTGAGGGTCGTGCCCCTTGCCGAGGCGCCCGGAATGCCGTTCGTGACGCCCTTATCAACAACGGTGGCCGATCAGACATATCCCCTTCGACGGGTCTTGTATCTCTATGCAGACATGTCGCCACACTCGCCCGTACCCGCTGCCGTGCAAGAGTTTCTGGCATTCATCATGAGCTATGAAGGACAGGAGGCTGTGGTGAAGGCTGGTTTTTTCCCCTTGCCTCCCGATCGGACGACAAAGAGTCCCCTAGCGTCGGAGCTCTCCCGGGCTGCAACGATGGTTCGCTAG